tttgaaCAAATTGACTGAacatggttgatttttttttttaaaactctggtAATAAGGTGTCATTCTTTGGTTTGAGAGCAGGGATTCAGCTGGAAGGCTGGTTAGCAATGCACATATAATAATCCCAATATAACTCTCTAATGAAGTTCCATCCTTGATCCCAGTCCTGACTGTTCCTACCTCTCTTCATGTCAGATACTCTTTATCTTCCATGTTTCTTCCAAGCCCCTCACTGTGTCTCTCCTCTCCACTCTAACCTGTTTTCCCATGGTGTCTAAAAACTCAATCTGGTTGACTTTGGAGACCACCCCCCCGTCAGAATCACCCCTATTAATTCTAGAGTGAGAGGAGAGCTGATGACATATGGAGAGAGATATCCTCCATCAGTGCTGGAGTTGTTAGGCTCAGAGCTACTGGTGGCCCTACTAAACCATAATTGGCCCCATCCTCGATAAACTGATTAAACACGCTGGTGacagtgaaaagcagaaaaaggagcgACGTTCAGTCTAGCCACATTGTGAAGAAGATCAAAGAGGCCTAGTCCACCCTCCAGAACCAGATCGACCTTCAGGGTGCTAAAATTAGGCTTGGGTTTAAATAGAAGGCCAGAGGTACATATAGCGGAATAGCTCGGTCAGGGTGTGGTCTGCTTTTCTTCATTGTGTCCAGCTCTAGTCTTTCCTGCAAGGTGGACTAACCAGTCGGGGCTGTGTAAAACCTCTTTCCAGAAGACACCCCCTCCACCATCTGACGCAAGGGTCTCagccttcttctcccagcatgagattcctggggaaatctCAATTTCTTGGCGTCCATTTTTCATTAGTTTCATAGCTAAAATGAGAAGCACAAATGTCTCTAGATTATCTTCACTCCTGCCAAGGTGGGCTCCTTTAGATCTGAACCCCAACTCCAGGCATCCCTACCCTGCCTCCAGCCTCCTCCATGCTTTGGGAATTGGTGCCTGCACCCTCTGAAGGATGATGCTCAGCTGCCTAAGATGCCAGCTGGGCATGTGCACAGTGCCAGCCTCCATCCTCTACCAAGACATAGAATTTTCCAGGGCATATCGTCTGCAGAGGTGTAGCGCCAAGTCTTTCTACCTTCTCTCCAGAGTAGACGTACATATACAATACGAGTTTTTACCTTATAGCACGGCAATGCCGAGGGTTATGTAGATAACATTCGCAAAATAAGGTAtagcctgtctcaaaggaatgaTTGGCAGCTTGGAGCCCACCTGGATTTTAAGTGATTTAAAATGTCTATCATTCCTCATTTTCTATTCATTAAGTGTATCAGGGAGTTGATCCCATGTGATTGGGTCCCAGGGCATGGTCTATGCAGTTAGCTTTCCTCTTCATGGGGCTGTGCCCTCCCTCCTGTCCTGTTCCCTCACCAAAGGGGCCCTGCTCCCTCCTGCCAGTCCTCACTGTAGTATTTCCCACAGAGCCCCTCCTTCCCGCCAGGCACTCTTAGTTAATAGAGCTCCCTTTCCGCATGGATTATGGGGCTGTGGTGTGCTCTTTTTGCAAACTGGGGTCTCGCTCCATTGCCAGACTCTCCAGAGGAAAATGACTGAGCCTTTTCTGTCCCTAGTTGGTCTCCACAACTACTGTAATAGCAGCTTCATATGGTTGTAAAAGCAACTTCTAGGCACCTGGTCATTTAaggtaatatctgtctctggacaCAGTTTCCTCCTCTACACTGGTGTCAGGCTCTTACTGTATTTGCCGGAGATATGTAATGGGTGAGCaacatcacacactcacactgaaaCAGGACTGGCTGACCTGTCTGGATATGTGCAGCAGGTTTCTTCCTGGGAAAGAGGTTCAAGAGGGACCCAGTATAGCATGTCTGGCCGAGCCTTCCAAAAGCCCAGTCGTACACCCATCACCTACCCCATCTCCAGTGACATGTTGGGCTTTCATCCCAGCTCCCAGTAAGGGCTgttgaaatagaaaagaagaatatTTGCATTTATTGCATTCTCACACAGACCTGACAACTTATTCCCTAGTTAAGGAAACAAGTTCAGTGAACTGAAGGATTCGCAGGAATCCTGAGACTGGTAGGTCCACTTGTTTCcctgaattagaaaaaaaataaccctgAGTTCTGGTTAGAATGGCCGAGGACAAAACATAATGTTCAAAGACTAGCAcgtagaagaaaaacaaacccaagacAGTGTTCAGAAGAAGGACTAGATAAAACCTTTAAGGAGTCTCCGTGGTCATAGTTAAATATAAGTGACACACAGATGTGCGCAGGCCTACCCACAGGTTACATGGCCGGGCTTGTGTTCTATAGGAATGTGGCAAACCCTTCATCCTTCTTAATTTTCTGGGAAAGCTCTGACTGAGCAGCTGCAGCTGTGGTATGTCACATGTTTGTCAGCCCTGGTCCAGACCTTGTCCCCTCTCATTTCCACAGTGAGCTGCTGAGGGCAGTCTCACAGTgacatggaggaagggaaggctggAAGCCGAGAGAAGCTGGCCAGCTTACCAAGGCTATagggaaagtgtgtgtggggaggtagATGCTCTAGTTCCCAAAAATCTTTCCTTGGtgcctactttcttttctttgacaatttcatgcatgtacGTCCAGAAGTTTCTGACTTTTACTTGGGTTTTCCTTTGCATGAAACCTTTGTTCATCTGGCACGGAAGGGAGGTGTGCTCAGAACCTCTCAGAGGTAGGGAGGGCACAGGCACCCACACCTGTTTCTGTTGTCAGTCTTAACTTCCCCACTTTCTCTGTGGGATGTACTTGAGGGACAGCAGACAGGGAGATGGACGTCTCTGGGCTACCACTCTTTGTCAGAGTTCTCCTGAGATGAAGCcaatgtgtgttcgtgtgtgtatgtacatgtgtgtgagtctgtgtgcgtgtatatgtacatgtgtgagagtgtgtacatgtgtgcgagtgtgcacgtgtgtttgtgcatgtgtacatgtgtgttcgtgtgtgtgtacatgtgtgtgtgtgagtgtgcacatatcTGTATCTGTTTATTAAACTTTACCCTGTCAGCTGTCTACACTGCCTTCCAGTTCTCTTTCTGGCCCTTGAGGAAGGGCATTGTGCCTTCCAATATTTTTGTTCCCCTTAGCAATGTTTTGCTTCTAGATCACCAACCTGTATCTGTTGTACAGAACTGCCAAGATTCTCTTATATTAAATCCCCTGTAACCTATAAGGAACCTAGAAAAAGATTATAGGATTACAAGGGATTAAGATGATGAGATTGCcagggttattatttttttaatggctaCAGAATTTCCACATTGGAGATGAAGATagttgctgggatgggtggtggCAGTGGTTGTACCGCAATGCGAGCTTACCTATTGCCACTTACAATACGCCTCTGAGTGTACACGGAAATATGGCCCAAGTAGTGAGGTTTTGTGCTGTGTATATTACCCTACAATTCAATGGTGATTACAAGGTTTACTGAGTCATTCCTTCTCATTAGTGAAAtatttggtgaaaaaaaaaaagctgttgttTATTCCATCAGTTGTATATTTTGTTCCTTTTGtgaaaacattctctctctctctctctctctctctctctgtgtgtgtgtgtgtgagagagagagagagggagagacagagagagagacagagacagagagagagacagaaagacagagacagagagcgcAGCCATCTACCAGAGCGAGCTGACTAACACAGAGCCGCATGCAAGGACGAACAATGCCTGACGGGATGCGGAGGCAGCAGAGTCGGAACAAGAAGTGCTTGACAGTTTAAAGCACACTGAGTCAATTTGGCATTTATTTCGCATTTAGATATAGGAACTCTGTGAAATGTTTTAAGAGCAAGACatatgatttctttgttttaggtTTCCATAATAGGCTTTCCTTTAGGACCAACCATAAGAATCTTCCTTGGCCCAGGATGGAGCTAGACTGTGTTGCCGGGAGCTCTGGAAGCTCCCAAGATTTTGTTGTTCCCGTGGGCCTGTCCTTCATTTCTGGGAAGTGGTGAGAGATGGCTAAGGCTCACTCTGGTCTCTCTTTCCCAGGTTAAAGGAAAGCGGAGGTCTGCTACTCACCAGGAGAATAGAAGACTTGTGGGAGCTGCAACCATCCTTTGACATCGTGGTCAACTGCTCAGGCCTGGGAAGCCGACAGCTTGTGGGAGACTCCATGATTTCCCCTGTAAGGGGCCAAGTGCTCCATGCACAGGCCCCCTGGGTGAAGAATTTCATCCGAGACGGGAGTGGCCTGACGTACATCTACCCTGGTACATCCTATGTAACCCTGGGAGGAACCAGACAAAAAGGAGACTGGAATCTATCCCCAGATGCGGAGCTTAGCAGAGAGATTTTTTCTCGATGCTGTGCTCTTGAGCCCTCCCTCCACAGAGCCAGCAACCTAAGAGAGAAAGTGGGCCTGAGGCCCAGCCGGCCAGGTGTGTGTCTGCAGAAGGAGATCCTAGTCCGAGGGGGACAGAGGCTCCTTGTGGTCCACAACTACGGCCACGGGAGTGGGGGCATCTCAGTGCACTGGGGTTCGGCTCTGGAAGCCACCAGGCTGGTGATGGATTGGATCCGTACCCTCAGGACCCCAGCTCCTGTGTCAAAGCTGTAACTGACACCAGGCGTCAGCGAATAACCGCAGGTGATGTTGGTCAGCGCAGTTCAGGGTTCACGATGGGGCCTCATAATGTCTCCCTGGCTGGAAAGTTGACTCTGATCTTTGTTTTCACAATTAGAAATCATACAACACAGTAGACTCAGAAAGCTTGCTACTAACGACATATGGCACAAAACTCCATTTTGTCCAAATATGTgttattaaaaaatgtttagcTAGGCaatggtagcatatgcctttgatcccagcacttgggacgcagaaGCAGGCCAATCttcgtgagttcgaggctaacctggtttCCAGAGCGAATTCAGGACaaccaagtctacacagagacaccctgtcttgaaaaactaaagcaaactaaaacaaaacaaaaaaaacaaaaccttgttaTCTAGGGTAACATTTGGGAAGGATCTAATGCTAATTTATATGAATGATATAAGTGATACGGATTTTTGTATCTTTAATCCATAAACCCGTACTGGGAGACAATGTGTAGGAAACACTTGGATCCCTGTCAGTTGTAGAGTTGTGTGAGATCCTCTTAGGTCAGAGAGCCAACCAAACAAGCCTTACGATCCCTTGAGATAAGGTCACACAGTGCGGACCGCCTGTCTTTAACTGGAGACAAAGCACGGTTATTGCCAGCGCAGGCAGCCACCGCTTCCTCCCCTCGGCTGGTAATGATGGTAGAAGATGGAGGTGGGGTTGCCTATGAAAACCTCACCAGTTTGGGAGCAGCTAGGTGtctgtcactgtgtgtgttttgttgtttctggGACCAAACACCCAACAGAAACAACCTAAAGAGTTCATTTGCTCATTGTTTTGGTCCACCATGCCAAGGGAGGGCCCTTTAGAACAGAGCTGTTCTGCTCAGGCCTAGAGGGGCAACAGGAAGTATCAGGGCCAGGTACAGCCTGTACACCCCCAATCCACTTTATACCTCTTCCAATCAGCCCCCACTTCCTATACTTCTCTTTTCTCCCAATAGTTCATTCAGTTCTTGAATTCATCAACAGATTAAGTCATTCATTAGGTCATTTGTAGCTACCCTCAGCCCCACCCAAAGGGGTGTTTTAGTAATCATCTAAGTAATCCCCCATCTTGTAAAGCTGACAATGGGGATCTACCATGGAAGTCACCTAGGGTGCGTATTCCATTCATAAATGACGGAGAGCCGGCTGACTGCAGGGTGAATGAGCATGGCTGAAGACTGAGTAGTCTGTGCAGAAAGCTAATTGGCTAATGGAGATGGAACAGTCGTTTTAAATGACATAAGATACAAAGTCTTCTTCGTGTTAAGTTAAAAAGTattggggaagaaagaaatgtgtcTTGCAGTAAAATAAGTTTGAGAATTGCTGAGTTGAATAATTTAGTGTGATTCCCTAACTTAAGTCTGTTCGGAGCCTTTAGCCTGTGCCTGGGCATGTGGACCCTCAGGACCCTAGGAGAAGATGTACCTAttcactgagaaaagcaaccctggaGGAAGTTTTGTTTCTGAATAATCAAGTCTATCTTGAAGGTATTTGAGGGAGGTGTGAGATTAGTCATACATACAGGGAcagggcctgagagatggctcagaagttaagattGCTCACAACTTCCTAGAACTACAGCTTCAGGGagttcaacaccctcttctggcttttgtatgtgcgtgcgcgcgcgcacacacacacacacacacacacgccccttACAGTGTTCTgttggtgtgaagagacaccatgataacAGCAACTGgagatggcttacagtttcagagatttagttcattatcatcatggtgggacatggcggcatgcaggcagacatggtgctggagaaggagctgagagttctacatctggacccatagacagcaggaagagagagagccactgggcctgacttggacCCTTGAAACCTCATAGCCCACCTCACACTTcgtccagcaaagccacacctcccagcccctcccagctcctcccaggtaCTGCTactccctgatgaccaagcattcaaatatatgagtctatgggggccattcctatcctttcacacacatacatatagatgcacacacatatacattaaataaatctttaaaaattattttaaaatgcagagaTGAGAAGATTCCTAGCATAGCTCATGTTCATCTTCCTGTTGAGGTTTGCACGTGATTTTGCATGTGTTTGAAGGAGCGCTATGCCAAGCCTTCAGAGACTGCAGTATTTTGTTAAACTAAGCAGGGttatttctattaatttccaCCAGGGGGTGATATTGTATCAAACTCAAATAAACTAGACTGGAAATTTAGAAAtgacaagaaataaaaagtagGTAACTCCGTGTGACATGTGtgaggattgtgtgtgtgtgtctttctgtgtgtgtagacTTTAGCATTTCTATTGCTCAAATCCAATGattctgaattttatttaaagtaggcaagaaatgcatgtgcttaCATCACAAAACACACGCATCACATGGGAAATATATCACGATAATGGGTATTTTAACATGAAAAGATAACATTTttaatggttaaaaaataaaagcaaaagctgCAGCAAGCACGGGTCGTGTCTTGCCCTTCACAGGGCCATTATAATATTTTTCATGCAATATGTTTGATTACGTTTTTCACCTTCCCCAACTGCCCCAAGGTCACCCTCATTTCCCTACCCACAcaactttttattctctttctttcaaagaattaaaaaaaaactcatgaaaacacaaaaatgaaaaacaaaacaaacaaaaaatccccccaaacccaacaagacaaaaaaaaatattcaaataaaacagatcaaaacaaaaaccccaagaaaACCGCAGGAGCTTGTTCTGTGTTGGCCAACAAGGCCTGCCTTGGAGTGTGGTCGGTGAGCCCAGTGACACTCAGTCGGAGAAAATGGATGTTTCCTTTGCCAGCAGGTGTCAGCTGTAAACAGCTTCTTGGGTGGGTGGGACCCTCAGAGTGCGTCCCGCTCGGTGCTGGGGCCCATCTGGCTTGGGTCTTAAGCGCACTCATTGTTTCTTGCACTTAGTCAAGGCTGCGGCCTTCTCCCTTCGCCTCTCGAGTCTCACACACCTCTACTTAGTTGCTATTCTAGTATAGCTTcacttcattttctatttctcaaGCTCAGCATTGTAGGCCGGAAAGACCAGAGGCTTCCTGGCCACCTGCCCTGTTTTCATTGTCACTAATTGCTCGGTGCTTCCATGGTGTCTCTCAAAGGTTATTATTCATGTTGGTCATGAGCTTCCAATCTGGGCTGCATCTTGAAATCACATTGGAAGCTTGCggaaaagacccccccccccccccccgccacatgCTCAGCCTTGCTTTGTTACAGCAGAATCTTTAAGAGTGGGGGGGTGGGTGGGCGTGGGGAGGTGGTGCAGCAGCCATGTGTGTTCAGAGCTGTCCACGGGGCTCTAAGCCTTGACCAAGAACCACAGtgccatcttttccttttctcttagaGCTCTCCGCTGCTGTAACCATTGCCTCACCTTTCTCCCTTGCTGCCGTGGTGCAGAGCGGGGAGAGTGTGCTGGTTTAAGAGGTACAAATCAGACACGCTGGACAAGGTGGCCTATGAGAATTAACTATCTCCCAAAATGGCTCTTCAGATAAGCTGGGAATGTCCTTGCTGCCTAGAGGTTAGCTGCTGGGAGACAGATGCCTGTTTGAAAGCCGGGAGATAGGCTATGCACGTGGACGACAGCCTGAGCGCGTAAGACGTCGGAGCTCTCGGAACCGCGGACCTGCAGCCTTTAATCCAGGAAACCATCCACTTACCCACAAGGCACAGCGCAGCAAGTCAGTCTGCTGTGTGTCAGACTTGCGGGGCATGGGACCCGAAGCCTGTCTCTAGTGCCAACCCAGAGACCAGAACGATCCCTTCTGTAAGAGGTGACAGACACAAGATGCTTGGGACAGAGTTAATAACCAGTATCTTCCCTAATTTTGTCTCTCCTTCTAACTTTGAATCAACCAGAGAAATCGAAATATGCACCCCTACCCAGTGACAGTGGGTGTCTTGCCTTTGTCAACCTGCTTGCTGTTTCCCATGCAGAAGGTCTCCAACCAGGGCATCACTGAATCCTTCCTCCCCCGCCACTCCCCCTGTTTTTTTATGCTCTAACGATTTCTAActcctctgcctgcctttgaGTACCTGCCAAATGCAAGAAATTCAGGCTGACTCCCACACAGGCACTAAAGAAGCGGCCGGCAGCCGTCAGTTTTCTTTTGGCTGGGCTATTAGTCAGCAGAGCTCTATCGCAAGGAGGCAGGTCAGATCACGTGACCGCGGAGGCGGCTGGGCAGATGTCTACAAGATGGAGGTCTAGGAAAGCTCGCGATACAGCCTCAGTCCGAGCCTGAAGACCGAGAACCGGCACAACTGCCGTCAGACCGTGCAGAGTCAGAAGTCAGGAGCACTGGTGTCTGGGAGCCGGAGAAGATGAACAGCCCAGTTCAGGCGGAGAACAGACTCATCCTTCGGCACCTTCCCGCCATCCCGGCCTGCACTGGGTGGCTCATGCCACATTCGTAAGGGCGATGACCTCAGTCTGAAGTCAGCCTTCTGAGTCAGTTCCTCATCTCTGGccagaaggatggctcagtgtgtgCAAAAAGCTCTTGCTGTGTAGACCTGAGAACCTGGTTCAACACCCAGAACCTCCAGCAGAGCCATGAGAGGAGCAGGGCGTTCCTGGTGCTCATCTCTTCTGGAGATAGTCCCACGCCCACATCCATGTCCACAGATAACATGTAACGAGCATTTTGGGCACCCCTTAGGCCAGGCAAGCTGGAACATGAAATAAACCATCACATCCGGTCTTTGCTTCTGTGAAGATTTCTCATTTGCGTAAGCGGAGTGCTTTTGATTGGGA
This genomic window from Chionomys nivalis chromosome 2, mChiNiv1.1, whole genome shotgun sequence contains:
- the Ddo gene encoding D-aspartate oxidase, with the protein product METVRIAVIGAGVIGLSTAVCISQVVPGCSITVISDKFSPDTTSNVAAGILIPHTYPDTPVPMQKQWFTETFQHLSTIAKSAEAADAGVHLVSGWQVFRSVPTEEVPFWADVVLGFRKMTEAELKRFPQYEFGQAFTTLKCETAAYLPWLEKRLKESGGLLLTRRIEDLWELQPSFDIVVNCSGLGSRQLVGDSMISPVRGQVLHAQAPWVKNFIRDGSGLTYIYPGTSYVTLGGTRQKGDWNLSPDAELSREIFSRCCALEPSLHRASNLREKVGLRPSRPGVCLQKEILVRGGQRLLVVHNYGHGSGGISVHWGSALEATRLVMDWIRTLRTPAPVSKL